In one window of Nicotiana tabacum cultivar K326 chromosome 12, ASM71507v2, whole genome shotgun sequence DNA:
- the LOC107806440 gene encoding bidirectional sugar transporter SWEET1-like: protein MGVVHTLHFVFGIFGNATALFLFLAPIITFKRIVQKRSTEQFSGLPYVMTLLNCLLSAWYGLPFVSPNNLLVSTINGTGAAIESIYVLIFIAFAPKKEKKKISALLLLVLAVFAAVALVSMLALHGNNRKLFCGIAATIFSIIMYGSPLSIIRLVIKTKSVEFMPFFLSLFVFLCGASWFAFGLLGKDPFVAIPNGFGFGLGTVQLILYAIYCDKKELFTKKSTPDDSLEMGNDKSSGKSRLEQV, encoded by the exons ATGGGTGTTGTTCATACTCTGCATTTTGTTTTTGGGATATTTG GAAATGCCACTGCTCTGTTTCTCTTCTTGGCACCAAT AATCACATTCAAGAGAATCGTACAAAAGAGATCAACAGAACAGTTCTCTGGCTTGCCTTACGTGATGACTTTGCTCAACTGCCTGCTTTCTGCATG GTATGGCTTACCATTTGTGTCACCAAACAATCTGTTGGTGTCTACAATCAACGGGACTGGAGCTGCAATTGAGAGCATTTATGTACTGATCTTCATTGCATTTGCaccaaagaaggagaagaagaaaatctcAGCACTTCTTCTATTGGTCCTAGCTGTTTTTGCTGCAGTAGCGCTTGTTTCCATGCTCGCTTTGCATGGAAATAACAGGAAGCTCTTCTGTGGTATCGCTGCCACCATCTTCTCTATCATTATGTATGGATCTCCTCTATCCATCATA AGACTAGTAATCAAGACGAAAAGCGTGGAGTTCATGCCATTTTTCTTGTCACTCTTCGTGTTCTTATGTGGTGCTTCCTGGTTTGCCTTTGGCCTTCTTGGAAAGGACCCCTTTGTTGCT ATTCCAAATGGTTTTGGCTTTGGTTTAGGAACAGTGCAGCTCATCTTATATGCAATTTACTGTGACAAGAAGGAATTATTTACCAAGAAATCAACCCCTGATGATTCCTTGGAGATGGGAAATGACAAAAGTAGTGGCAAGTCAAGGCTTGAGCAAGTTTAG